The Pan paniscus chromosome 21, NHGRI_mPanPan1-v2.0_pri, whole genome shotgun sequence region GTTTCACATGCATGGAGCTCGAGTGGCTAGAACTTCAAAACTGtgctcaggtttttgttttggaaGTTATAAAAAAGTTGCTCACAAACAATAGTTATtgccttttatatctttcttttatgTTAGTCTACTAGTCAGCATTCTGCCCAAAATGGAAAGCCACTCCCATGGGAAGGGAGGGGGTAGCAGCTGGGAGTCTGCTCTTCCAGCTGGGGGCCCTCCCATCCCCATGGGGAGGAAACACGTCAAGCTCCAGCCACTGGCCCCGGTGGGTCCCAAAGCCCCACCCCTCATGCTCTCCTCTGGTCACCTCTATTTACGCTCACATGCCCCTTCCTGTCCTTCACCTGCACGTCACCAGCAGGTCCCGCCAACCCCAAATCTATCTGGTGAAAACCTGGAGAACAAGAGCGGAGTCTAACAGAGATGTAAATGAAAACACAGATCAACAGACACACCAGAAGTGAAGCGTTGTTTCTGCGGGGAAAGGAGATGGAAAGGGGAACAGAGAAGGTGAAGAATTCTGCGCCCGAAGCTCGGGTTGGTGTTTGCTCAACTGCTTTACTCATTTTAACCCTTTCACCTATCCTGGGAGAAACCCAGGCTTGTCACCTTTTCATgttgggttgtttgtttattgGCCTCTTAAGTGAGAATTGATCCGTGAAGGGAAACAGACAGGAGGAGGTCAGATTGCGAATACCTGGGCCTTCCTAGGGTCCAGTGCGGCAGTTACCGCACCTGCCTTCACCGGTGAACCTTTAGCCAGCTGAACAACCACCAAAGCGCCCTGCAGAGACAAGTCATCGAGCCCTCTGGCATGTCCCTGGTAGCCCGGGCACCAGCCGCTGCGGCTTGTGAGGGGCACCATGCTCCACCCCACGGGGACCTTCACAGttggaaaaaagaagaggaaaaactaATTCCTTCGATaacagtttattttcatttttgggaAAGGCAAAACCACTACCTGGAACTCGGTGCCTCCGCGGTTAACTTTCCTATTTTGCTTGTGATTTAAAGGCTGTTCTGGGTCAGGGGGGAAAAGGTGTCTCCTTCGGTAGGGAATGTATAACGTGGTGATAACCTGTCACTAGGCAGAAGCACCCACTCTGCAGGGACAGTGGCCCCTCAGGAAAGCCCGCCGCTCCTGGCCAAGGCCTCTCTGCAGACTCCACGGGGGCTCACCCTCTGCCGTCAGGCAACTCTGAAATTCCGACATTTCTCCCTTAAAGTCTCAACAGACACAAGAGAAGTTTCCATCAAGCAAgcactgacatatttatattaaaaaatagtgCAAAATCtcaacatttatataaataactctaaacccctgctttgtaatttttttctttacaaggtAATACACACTTTCTGACTTGGCACTCAaaaattgccatttttttcctcttctagttcagaaaacaacttttttttttaataggcctCTTCTAATACAAAAATACTCCTGCCCTCGCACATACAGTTTCTcttatcttatatatatttatatatataatattgcaGATCTTTAAACAAAGGTTTTGTGCAAATATGTCTTTAAAGTTAAGTGAAATatcataaacaaaagaaaataagcattCACGCACGCAGCTCAACTAGAAACAAGAAAGACTActgtagaaattttttttcttttgccttcaaGACACAGCTCAACAAAGAaacgtggttttttttttttcttttttctttttctttttgcaagcTCTCTTAGCTTGTGCATTCAGACCAGAcatcacatgtaaatatttatacacagggaggtgggaggggagggccACACGATGCGTTGCTGCGCCCCCCGCCTTCCTCTCACTCCTCTTCTAAGAAGCGCGGAGTGTTCTGCCTTTTCACCTACGCAGCCCCAGCCCGGCCCCCCTGGGGACCCTAGAGAGGGTGTCCTTTCTGTTTATCCTTCTCTTTGCTCCAGATGGCTGCGCTGTCTAGGGGCgcgatgtgtgtgtggtggagccGGGTCCCCTCCAGCAAGGAGGGCGGCCCACTGCTCTGCTGGTGCTGGAAGGAGGACCCCGGGTAGTGGCCGATGACCTCGCTGTAGGTGGGTGGCGGCCCCTCCATGCGCCCGCCGCTGCCGTAGCACGTGGCGCTGATGCCCGAGTTACTGCTGGGGGGGCAGGGGCCGCCCAGCCTGGCACTATCCATCAGGTCACTGTCGAAGATGGTTCTGTTTGGGGGTGCGCGCACCGACTCCCGGTTCAGTTCCAGCTGCTGCTCGGGGTCCCGAAGCTGGAGGGTGCAGGGGCCCTGGTAGGGTGGGGGCTCCTCCCCGTCCGACAGCGAGATGGTGGGCGGCAGGTCGATCTCGTGCTGCAGGTACGGATAGGTGGGCTGGAAGCGGTGGAAGCGGTCCCGCTGGGCGAAGGGCGGCACGGCCAGGCGGTCGGTGGGCCGAGGCGGGGCGTAGACCTGCGGCTGGAGGAAGCAGAGCGGGAGTGAGGGAGGGCGGCTGTCTCAGGTGGGTTGTCCAGAAGCGATCCTGAGACTGGAGTTCTGCTGCATGGGACTTGGCTCtctggggaaagggagagggcGGCAGGGCTGGCGGGGGCAGGAGCCCAGAGCCTGATCCCGCGGGGGCCCTGGCCTGGGGGGCAGCAGTGCAGAGCTGCACCGCCCTCCTCCAAACAGTGGCAGCGTCCGTGCTCCCGTGTGCAGAGAGCAGAGAGCTGGGCTGCTCCCTCAGGGGCAGGGAGCAGATGATCTCCGGCAAGGAGGATCCCAGCAGCAAGGGCACTGCAGAGGAGGGCGGAGGGGTGAGCCTTTAGCAGCCCACACTCTTCCAGCCGCAGCGGGAGCAGCCCAGGGTGGGATGGGGGTGTTGGaggggaggccgagggaggtctCACCTCTGGGATTCCGTTGCCTGACACTGTGCTCTCCGAGGGCCACAGGCATCCTTCCTGCACAGGAAGAAATGTACAAGCAGGGTCAGTGGGGTGGGCAGGAGGGACAGCAAAGGCTCAACCCAGATTCGACTCTTAGGCCTTTACCCTGGAATCAGCTCTTGAACCCACCCACCTCTCTGCATCCGAACcagcttccccagcccctggccctggACGCTTTTCCAGGACGTGACCACAATCACCTCCTCACTGATTCCTGAGGTGCCCACTGCTGTCCCCTGAAAATCCAGCCTGACACCTTCCAAAACATACACCCACTTGTGGGGCCCCTTCTCAAAGCTGCCTGTAGCTCCCCGTGGGCCTCAGTGGCTTCTCACCAGGCTGAACATGGCCTCAGCCCCTCACCCCTGGCCCCACTCCCCTGGGCCTGGGCCCcctgctggctgtgtgacctgcggcaagttacttaatttcaaTGCTGCAGTTTCTGTACCTGAATTATAGTTCTTGCGATTACAGTACTTGCCTCATAGTTGCTCAAGCACTTGCTGAATTTGAATGTAAAAACCACCTGGAGCCCACGTGGCACTCAGGTAGCATGTGAATGTGCTGGGTGTCACCTCCACACTCCCACCAGCCACGCTGACCGGCCCCATGGGGCCTCAACAAGCTCAGCTCGAGCCCCAGGTCCTTTACACGGCAGGCCAGGCTGCACGGCCTGCTCCTGTCCACTTTCAGTTCCAGCGTCCCCTGCAGACCCTTGGAGACCAGCATCTGAAGGGCCTTTCCCGTGAACCTTGTCATCTGTTGATTCCCTTTCCAGCACCTGTCCCACCTTAATCATTGCTtctatgcatttatttctttacaGTCTTTCTCTCCCTTGATCTAGTGAGCCCATCATTACTGATGTCCCAGTTCACAGGTGAAAAACAGGAGAGTTGAGGAAAGTGCCCAAGGCGGCTGCTCTGCCATAAAACAGTGATTCAGCCTCTGGCAAAGGAGCTGTGCGGTTCCACTG contains the following coding sequences:
- the PMEPA1 gene encoding protein TMEPAI: MHRLMGVNSTAAAAAGQPNVSCTCNCKRSLFQSMEITELEFVQIIIIVVVMMVMVVVITCLLSHYKLSARSFISRHSQGRRREDALSSEGCLWPSESTVSGNGIPEPQVYAPPRPTDRLAVPPFAQRDRFHRFQPTYPYLQHEIDLPPTISLSDGEEPPPYQGPCTLQLRDPEQQLELNRESVRAPPNRTIFDSDLMDSARLGGPCPPSSNSGISATCYGSGGRMEGPPPTYSEVIGHYPGSSFQHQQSSGPPSLLEGTRLHHTHIAPLDSAAIWSKEKDKQKGHPL